In Nicotiana tabacum cultivar K326 chromosome 17, ASM71507v2, whole genome shotgun sequence, one DNA window encodes the following:
- the LOC107821802 gene encoding LEAF RUST 10 DISEASE-RESISTANCE LOCUS RECEPTOR-LIKE PROTEIN KINASE-like 1.4 isoform X2 — translation MLIPLIRQKMHQQLHPYFLLFSSLIFILIKTPVSFCQDDERFSKCSEPILCGDIEINYPFWGGGRPDYCGHPSFEINCESNIPNIAIESTSYKVVGIDTPTRILTLARDDLLSNICLNNPENASLDLNIFSYVSSDQNITLYYGCTFSGPQIPTRRPNMFSCPSNIFGIYTMIGVSFDFSIVRCEKEIITRINQTSAVALASATATVEVLKSAISGGFSVNWMANIDSPCEQCGRSGGRCGSNPDSAAFACHCATGTHAFNCTDAQNQDGESRKKNQTPLAIGLGVGGAVLAGIGIGWLIFFCRQKRKRIAAQASPVQAEKKDLPVLSSSNGLTTSSPNSSTTFTRSIPSYPSSTSEADYGRGSSYFGAHVFSFAELEEATDNFDQSKELGDGGFGVVYYGKLRDGRVVAVKRLYENNFKRVEQFMNEVEILTKLRHQHLVTLYGCTSKRSRDLLLVYEYISNGTVADHLHGNRAKSGLLSWPVRMNIAIETADALAYLHSSVIIHRDVKTNNILLDNDFHVKVADFGLSRLFPDNVTHVSTAPQGTPGYVDPEYYQCYQLTEKSDVYSFGVVLIELISSLQAVDTNRHRHDSNLANMAVNKIQTHSVHELVDPSLGFTTNSSVRRMTTLVAELAFRCLQQERDMRPSMREVLETLRGIQNGESNAHKAEVLDIVVDDVGLLKGSGSPSSPHSSG, via the exons ATGCTAATTCCTTTAATCAGACAGAAAATGCATCAACAACTCCATCCATACTTTTTGCTCTTCAGTTCCTTAATCTTTATCTTGATCAAAACACCGGTTTCTTTCTGTCAAGATGACGAGCGATTCAGCAAGTGTAGTGAGCCAATTCTCTGTGGTGACATCGAAATAAATTACCCTTTCTGGGGAGGTGGTAGACCAGATTACTGTGGTCATCCAAGTTTCGAGATCAACTGCGAGAGTAACATCCCGAATATTGCTATTGAATCAACGTCATATAAAGTGGTAGGGATCGATACTCCTACTCGAATACTAACCTTGGCTAGAGATGATTTACTGAGCAATATTTGTTTGAACAACCCTGAGAACGCCTCCTTGGATTTAAACATTTTCAGCTATGTTTCCAGTGACCAGAATATTACTCTGTATTATGGCTGCACCTTCTCTGGTCCGCAAATACCTACTCGGCGTCCGAATATGTTCAGTTGCCCTAGCAATATATTTGGTATATACACTATGATTGGCGTATCCTTCGACTTCTCTATAGTGAGATGCGAGAAAGAAATAATAACTAGGATCAATCAAACGAGTGCTGTGGCATTAGCCAGCGCTACAGCAACTGTTGAAGTTCTGAAATCAGCCATTTCTGGCGGGTTTTCAGTTAATTGGATGGCAAATATCGATTCGCCATGCGAGCAGTGCGGCAGGTCAGGTGGAAGATGTGGATCCAACCCAGATTCCGCAGCCTTTGCTTGCCATTGTGCCACTGGTACTCATGCTTTCAACTGCACCGACGCACAAAATCAAGATGGCG AAAGTCGAAAGAAAAATCAGACGCCACTTGCAATAG GCCTTGGTGTAGGTGGTGCTGTACTTGCTGGCATTGGCATTGGATGGCTAATCTTTTTCTGCAGACAAAAGAGAAAGCGGATTGCAGCACAGGCTTCACCTGTCCAAGCCGAAAAGAAAGACCTTCCAGTTTTAAGTTCAAGCAATGGCCTGACTACTTCTTCTCCTAATTCTTCAACCACTTTCACTAGAAGCATTCCCTCTTATCCCTCTTCCACATCTGAAGCTGATTATGGGAGGGGAAGCTCCTACTTTGGGGCTCATGTCTTCAGTTTCGCTGAACTTGAAGAAGCCACGGATAATTTTGATCAATCTAAAGAACTTGGGGATGGTGGTTTTGGCGTCGTGTACTATG GCAAGCTCCGTGATGGTCGTGTGGTAGCAGTCAAGCGCTTGTATGAGAACAATTTCAAGCGTGTAGAGCAGTTCATGAATGAAGTTGAGATTTTAACTAAGCTCCGCCACCAGCACCTCGTGACATTATACGGGTGCACATCAAAGCGAAGCCGAGATTTACTGCTTGTTTATGAGTACATCTCAAACGGGACAGTGGCAGATCATCTGCATGGAAATCGGGCCAAATCTGGTTTACTCTCTTGGCCTGTCCGAATGAACATAGCCATTGAGACTGCTGATGCTCTGGCTTATCTGCACTCCTCAGTTATAATACACCGTGATGTCAAAACCAACAACATTCTATTAGACAATGATTTCCATGTGAAAGTTGCTGATTTTGGGCTATCAAGATTGTTCCCAGATAATGTCACACATGTCTCTACTGCTCCACAGGGTACACCAGGCTACGTTGATCCTGAGTACTACCAATGTTACCAGCTCACTGAAAAGAGTGATGTTTATAGTTTTGGTGTGGTCTTGATAGAGCTGATCTCATCATTGCAAGCTGTGGATACCAACAGGCACCGCCACGATAGTAATTTGGCTAATATGGCTGTCAACAAGATCCAAACTCATTCAGTACATGAATTAGTTGATCCAAGTCTCGGATTCACGACAAACAGCTCTGTGAGGAGGATGACTACATTAGTCGCTGAGTTAGCTTTCCGATGTCTGCAACAGGAGAGAGATATGAGACCTTCAATGCGAGAAGTGCTGGAGACTTTGAGAGGCATCCAGAATGGGGAGTCGAATGCACACAAGGCTGAGGTACTCGACATTGTGGTAGATGATGTTGGGCTCCTAAAGGGCTCGGGCTCCCCTTCCTCACCACATTCCAGTGGATGA
- the LOC107821802 gene encoding LEAF RUST 10 DISEASE-RESISTANCE LOCUS RECEPTOR-LIKE PROTEIN KINASE-like 1.4 isoform X3 — translation MNSQSFYLLSLLTLFSSLILIHVPRGSSNPDEFYQTCGNTYSCGDIMGLSYPFRNMNDPPYCGYPGLELNCNQDSSTTMIINKIKYRILDVRPTTQTIRIVREDIMESTCPVYLVNTTLDYSLFDYATSYTNLTFLYNCPVSSNFAEMDHIACRNSKYDNVFVWPGAQGPGKCNASVTVPVLQMTDATVGSMNSTSLAQVLQQGFDIRWKMDSKTCSECTDTKGRCGYNAFMKQTICFCPNPPYESASCSVAAFGVSPPLPISRPSPAESRKKNQTPLAIGLGVGGAVLAGIGIGWLIFFCRQKRKRIAAQASPVQAEKKDLPVLSSSNGLTTSSPNSSTTFTRSIPSYPSSTSEADYGRGSSYFGAHVFSFAELEEATDNFDQSKELGDGGFGVVYYGKLRDGRVVAVKRLYENNFKRVEQFMNEVEILTKLRHQHLVTLYGCTSKRSRDLLLVYEYISNGTVADHLHGNRAKSGLLSWPVRMNIAIETADALAYLHSSVIIHRDVKTNNILLDNDFHVKVADFGLSRLFPDNVTHVSTAPQGTPGYVDPEYYQCYQLTEKSDVYSFGVVLIELISSLQAVDTNRHRHDSNLANMAVNKIQTHSVHELVDPSLGFTTNSSVRRMTTLVAELAFRCLQQERDMRPSMREVLETLRGIQNGESNAHKAEVLDIVVDDVGLLKGSGSPSSPHSSG, via the exons ATGAATTCCCAAAGCTTTTACTTGTTATCTTTGCTCACTCTGTTTTCCTCCCTTATACTAATTCATGTACCTCGAGGTTCAAGTAATCCCGATGAATTTTACCAGACTTGTGGGAATACATATAGCTGTGGCGATATTATGGGATTAAGTTATCCTTTTCGCAATATGAATGATCCTCCCTACTGTGGCTATCCTGGTTTAGAACTCAACTGCAATCAGGATAGCAGCACCACTATGATCATCAACAAAATCAAGTATCGAATTTTGGACGTACGTCCCACAACCCAAACAATAAGGATTGTGAGGGAGGATATCATGGAATCAACCTGTCCTGTTTATTTAGTTAACACCACTCTGGATTACTCCCTCTTTGATTATGCCACTAGCTACACAAACTTGACCTTCCTATACAACTGCCCTGTTTCGTCCAACTTTGCGGAAATGGATCATATCGCTTGTCGAAATAGCAAATATGACAATGTTTTTGTATGGCCGGGGGCTCAAGGCCCCGGGAAATGTAATGCTAGTGTCACAGTTCCAGTACTCCAGATGACTGATGCTACTGTAGGGTCCATGAATTCAACAAGTTTGGCACAAGTTCTACAACAAGGGTTTGATATAAGATGGAAAATGGATAGTAAAACCTGCAGTGAGTGTACTGACACAAAGGGGAGATGTGGGTACAATGCTTTTATGAAGCAAACAATTTGCTTTTGTCCTAATCCTCCGTACGAATCTGCTTCTTGTTCAGTTGCTGCTTTTGGAGTCTCACCACCTTTACCAATATCTAGACCATCCCCTGCAG AAAGTCGAAAGAAAAATCAGACGCCACTTGCAATAG GCCTTGGTGTAGGTGGTGCTGTACTTGCTGGCATTGGCATTGGATGGCTAATCTTTTTCTGCAGACAAAAGAGAAAGCGGATTGCAGCACAGGCTTCACCTGTCCAAGCCGAAAAGAAAGACCTTCCAGTTTTAAGTTCAAGCAATGGCCTGACTACTTCTTCTCCTAATTCTTCAACCACTTTCACTAGAAGCATTCCCTCTTATCCCTCTTCCACATCTGAAGCTGATTATGGGAGGGGAAGCTCCTACTTTGGGGCTCATGTCTTCAGTTTCGCTGAACTTGAAGAAGCCACGGATAATTTTGATCAATCTAAAGAACTTGGGGATGGTGGTTTTGGCGTCGTGTACTATG GCAAGCTCCGTGATGGTCGTGTGGTAGCAGTCAAGCGCTTGTATGAGAACAATTTCAAGCGTGTAGAGCAGTTCATGAATGAAGTTGAGATTTTAACTAAGCTCCGCCACCAGCACCTCGTGACATTATACGGGTGCACATCAAAGCGAAGCCGAGATTTACTGCTTGTTTATGAGTACATCTCAAACGGGACAGTGGCAGATCATCTGCATGGAAATCGGGCCAAATCTGGTTTACTCTCTTGGCCTGTCCGAATGAACATAGCCATTGAGACTGCTGATGCTCTGGCTTATCTGCACTCCTCAGTTATAATACACCGTGATGTCAAAACCAACAACATTCTATTAGACAATGATTTCCATGTGAAAGTTGCTGATTTTGGGCTATCAAGATTGTTCCCAGATAATGTCACACATGTCTCTACTGCTCCACAGGGTACACCAGGCTACGTTGATCCTGAGTACTACCAATGTTACCAGCTCACTGAAAAGAGTGATGTTTATAGTTTTGGTGTGGTCTTGATAGAGCTGATCTCATCATTGCAAGCTGTGGATACCAACAGGCACCGCCACGATAGTAATTTGGCTAATATGGCTGTCAACAAGATCCAAACTCATTCAGTACATGAATTAGTTGATCCAAGTCTCGGATTCACGACAAACAGCTCTGTGAGGAGGATGACTACATTAGTCGCTGAGTTAGCTTTCCGATGTCTGCAACAGGAGAGAGATATGAGACCTTCAATGCGAGAAGTGCTGGAGACTTTGAGAGGCATCCAGAATGGGGAGTCGAATGCACACAAGGCTGAGGTACTCGACATTGTGGTAGATGATGTTGGGCTCCTAAAGGGCTCGGGCTCCCCTTCCTCACCACATTCCAGTGGATGA
- the LOC107821802 gene encoding LEAF RUST 10 DISEASE-RESISTANCE LOCUS RECEPTOR-LIKE PROTEIN KINASE-like 1.4 isoform X1: protein MEGLLSFQFLAYTLLLFLIHLPPLSSLENQWFGSCGKSFNCGNLTGITYPFWGNDRRKECGYPGFELQCDDQGSTILQISNVNYLVLDIKMDAQIITVTRKDLAEGICQFNTTMDSNIFEYALSLVNVTVNYVCPPWAGNTGIAPSAGFNCAINGMSYKNDLDGVGTCHASIVIPARKEYSSGGTIGNLGDLKQLLKQGFDLRWKVDTSPCKECEKFGGSCGFDADAKQFTCLCPNHQSSSSSSSNACTSGIPAAGAGSPGTGKSSPLSFTPSESRKKNQTPLAIGLGVGGAVLAGIGIGWLIFFCRQKRKRIAAQASPVQAEKKDLPVLSSSNGLTTSSPNSSTTFTRSIPSYPSSTSEADYGRGSSYFGAHVFSFAELEEATDNFDQSKELGDGGFGVVYYGKLRDGRVVAVKRLYENNFKRVEQFMNEVEILTKLRHQHLVTLYGCTSKRSRDLLLVYEYISNGTVADHLHGNRAKSGLLSWPVRMNIAIETADALAYLHSSVIIHRDVKTNNILLDNDFHVKVADFGLSRLFPDNVTHVSTAPQGTPGYVDPEYYQCYQLTEKSDVYSFGVVLIELISSLQAVDTNRHRHDSNLANMAVNKIQTHSVHELVDPSLGFTTNSSVRRMTTLVAELAFRCLQQERDMRPSMREVLETLRGIQNGESNAHKAEVLDIVVDDVGLLKGSGSPSSPHSSG from the exons ATGGAAGGCCTTCTCTCCTTTCAATTTCTAGCTTACACTCTACTTTTATTCTTAATTCATCTTCCTCCTCTTTCTTCTCTAGAAAACCAGTGGTTTGGCAGCTGTGGCAAGTCTTTCAACTGTGGAAACTTAACAGGGATTACTTACCCTTTCTGGGGAAATGACCGACGAAAGGAATGTGGTTATCCTGGATTCGAGCTTCAATGTGACGATCAAGGTAGCACCATACTACAAATTTCAAACGTAAATTACTTGGTTCTCGATATTAAAATGGACGCCCAAATTATAACAGTTACTAGAAAAGATCTAGCAGAAGGGATTTGTCAATTTAACACGACTATGGATTCCAATATATTTGAGTATGCTTTGAGCTTAGTGAATGTCACGGTTAATTACGTGTGTCCACCTTGGGCCGGAAATACTGGAATTGCACCTTCGGCTGGGTTTAATTGTGCGATAAACGGAATGAGTTATAAGAATGATTTGGACGGAGTTGGGACATGTCATGCTAGTATAGTTATACCAGCTCGTAAGGAGTATTCGTCAGGAGGAACAAttggaaatttgggggatttgaagcAGTTGCTGAAACAGGGGTTTGATTTGAGATGGAAAGTGGATACCAGTCCTTGTAAGGAATGTGAAAAGTTTGGGGGAAGTTGTGGATTTGATGCTGATGCGAAACAGTTCACTTGTTTGTGCCCTAATCatcaatcttcttcttcttcttcgtcaaaCGCTTGCACCAGTGGAATTCCTGCAGCTGGTGCAGGTTCCCCTGGAACTGGAAAAAGTAGTCCGCTTTCATTTACACCGTCGG AAAGTCGAAAGAAAAATCAGACGCCACTTGCAATAG GCCTTGGTGTAGGTGGTGCTGTACTTGCTGGCATTGGCATTGGATGGCTAATCTTTTTCTGCAGACAAAAGAGAAAGCGGATTGCAGCACAGGCTTCACCTGTCCAAGCCGAAAAGAAAGACCTTCCAGTTTTAAGTTCAAGCAATGGCCTGACTACTTCTTCTCCTAATTCTTCAACCACTTTCACTAGAAGCATTCCCTCTTATCCCTCTTCCACATCTGAAGCTGATTATGGGAGGGGAAGCTCCTACTTTGGGGCTCATGTCTTCAGTTTCGCTGAACTTGAAGAAGCCACGGATAATTTTGATCAATCTAAAGAACTTGGGGATGGTGGTTTTGGCGTCGTGTACTATG GCAAGCTCCGTGATGGTCGTGTGGTAGCAGTCAAGCGCTTGTATGAGAACAATTTCAAGCGTGTAGAGCAGTTCATGAATGAAGTTGAGATTTTAACTAAGCTCCGCCACCAGCACCTCGTGACATTATACGGGTGCACATCAAAGCGAAGCCGAGATTTACTGCTTGTTTATGAGTACATCTCAAACGGGACAGTGGCAGATCATCTGCATGGAAATCGGGCCAAATCTGGTTTACTCTCTTGGCCTGTCCGAATGAACATAGCCATTGAGACTGCTGATGCTCTGGCTTATCTGCACTCCTCAGTTATAATACACCGTGATGTCAAAACCAACAACATTCTATTAGACAATGATTTCCATGTGAAAGTTGCTGATTTTGGGCTATCAAGATTGTTCCCAGATAATGTCACACATGTCTCTACTGCTCCACAGGGTACACCAGGCTACGTTGATCCTGAGTACTACCAATGTTACCAGCTCACTGAAAAGAGTGATGTTTATAGTTTTGGTGTGGTCTTGATAGAGCTGATCTCATCATTGCAAGCTGTGGATACCAACAGGCACCGCCACGATAGTAATTTGGCTAATATGGCTGTCAACAAGATCCAAACTCATTCAGTACATGAATTAGTTGATCCAAGTCTCGGATTCACGACAAACAGCTCTGTGAGGAGGATGACTACATTAGTCGCTGAGTTAGCTTTCCGATGTCTGCAACAGGAGAGAGATATGAGACCTTCAATGCGAGAAGTGCTGGAGACTTTGAGAGGCATCCAGAATGGGGAGTCGAATGCACACAAGGCTGAGGTACTCGACATTGTGGTAGATGATGTTGGGCTCCTAAAGGGCTCGGGCTCCCCTTCCTCACCACATTCCAGTGGATGA